A genomic region of Pseudopipra pipra isolate bDixPip1 chromosome W, bDixPip1.hap1, whole genome shotgun sequence contains the following coding sequences:
- the LOC135405020 gene encoding olfactory receptor 14C36-like: protein MYFLLLNLSLTDLGCICTTVPKAMHNSLWDTTTISYMGCTAQAFLLVFFLGAEYSLLTIMCYDRYVAICKPLHYGTLLGSRACAHMAAAAWVTGFLTALLHTANTFSLPLCQGNALGQFFCEIPHILKLSCSHSGYLREIGLIVVSACLVLGCFVFIVFSYVQIFRAVLRIPSQQGRHKAFSTCLPHLAVLSLFVSTATFSDLKPPSISSPSLDLVVSVLYSVLPPALNPLIYSLRNQELKDAIWKMMTGCFSGAITCLFSSAQQSLCNPLLAQPAF from the coding sequence atgtACTTCctcctgctcaacctctccctcacagacctgggctgcatctgcaccactgtccccaaagccatgcacaactccctctgggacaccacaaccatctcctacatgggatgtaCTGCACAGgcctttctgcttgtcttctttcttggagcagagtattccctcctcaccatcatgtgctacgaccgctacgttgccatctgcaaacccctgcactacgggaccctcctgggcagcagagcttgtgcccacatggcagcagctgcctgggtcACTGggtttctcactgctctgctgcacacagccaatacattttccctgcccctgtgccagggcaatgccctgggccagttcttctgtgaaatcccacacatcctcaagctctcctgctcacactcaggctacctcagggaaattgggctcattgtggTTAGTGCCTGTTTAGtgcttggttgttttgttttcattgttttctcctatgtgcagatcttcagggctgtgctgaggatcccctctcagcagggaaggcacaaagccttttccacgtgcctccctcacctggctgtgctctccttgtttgtcagcactgccacattttccgacctgaagcccccctccatctcctccccatccctggacctggtggtgtcagttctgtactcagtattacctccagcactgaaccccctcatctacagcctcaggaaccaggagctcaaggatgccatatggaaaatgatgactggatgcttttcaggagcaataacctgcctcttttcttctgcacaaCAGTCATTGTGTAACCCTTTActggcccagcctgccttctaa